A genome region from Crossiella equi includes the following:
- the rplA gene encoding 50S ribosomal protein L1 yields the protein MKRSKAYRQAAELIDRERLYSPIEAAELAKETSKVKLDATVEVAIRLGVDPRKADQMVRGTVNLPHGTGKTARVIVFAVGDKAAEAEAAGADAVGSDDLIERIQGGWLDFDAAIATPDQMAKVGRIARILGPRGLMPNPKTGTVTPDVTKAVNDIKGGKINFRVDKQANLHLVIGKASFDKEKLVENYAAALDEILRAKPSAAKGRYVKKVTFSTTMGPGIPVDPARTRNLLSVDESAV from the coding sequence ATCGACCGCGAGCGGCTGTACAGCCCGATCGAGGCCGCCGAGCTCGCCAAGGAGACCTCCAAGGTCAAGCTGGACGCGACCGTCGAGGTCGCGATCCGCCTGGGCGTCGACCCCCGCAAGGCCGACCAGATGGTCCGCGGCACCGTGAACCTGCCGCACGGCACCGGCAAGACCGCCCGCGTCATCGTCTTCGCCGTCGGCGACAAGGCCGCTGAGGCCGAAGCCGCCGGCGCCGACGCGGTCGGCTCCGACGACTTGATCGAGCGCATCCAGGGCGGCTGGCTCGACTTCGACGCGGCGATTGCCACCCCGGACCAGATGGCCAAGGTCGGTCGCATCGCCCGCATCCTCGGCCCGCGCGGCCTGATGCCGAACCCGAAGACCGGCACCGTGACCCCCGATGTCACCAAGGCCGTGAACGACATCAAGGGCGGCAAGATCAACTTCCGCGTCGACAAGCAGGCCAACCTGCACCTGGTGATCGGCAAGGCCTCCTTCGACAAGGAGAAGCTGGTCGAGAACTACGCGGCCGCGCTGGACGAGATCCTCCGCGCCAAGCCCTCCGCCGCGAAGGGCCGCTACGTCAAGAAGGTCACCTTCAGCACCACCATGGGCCCCGGCATCCCGGTGGACCCGGCCCGCACCCGCAACCTGCTCTCGGTTGACGAGTCCGCGGTCTGA